GGAGCCGACCCGCTATGAGCGAAAGGCGCTTGCCGCCGGCCGGACGTGTTTTTATTTTATCTGGCGGCGGAGCGGACCGGCCCCAGCGCCTCCGCTCCCCCGCATGATGCGTCCGGAGGACGCCATGCCCCATCGGATCTGGAAAGGCACACCGGAGCTCGCCCGCATCGTGGAGACGCTGCGCGGGCGGCTCTGGCAGGACGGGGAAACGATCTGGCGGGTGAAAGGGCTCTATCGCCCGGTGGACGGAGACGGGCTGTTGATCGAACTGCTGATCGCGGAGGGCTCATGGGTGGAGACGGTGGCCCTGCGCTTTCAGCCCCACGGGTCAGGCGCCTGGATCCTGCAGCCGGCGGAGATCGGGGGGCTGCGGCCCACGATGGCCCTGAAGATGGGCGTGCAGGCGGTCGCCCGCGCCATCGAAGAGGCCACGCCCGGGCTCCAGATCCTTTCCTCCACCATCTGAGAACCGCCGCGGGGATAGGCCAGCGGCCTTCGGGAGAGGCACGCCGTCCCCAGCGTTCCCCGGGAGCTCTGGGGGCCCAGTGGGGCTCCTTCGGGCGGCTGACCCGGCCAGGAGGAGACCCGTGCGTAGCCGGAAGCTCGATCGGTCGGACTTCATGGACATGAACCCATCTCCTTTCACGGGGGATCCCGATGAACAAACCGATCCACGAGCTCACCTTCGAAGAGGCGCTGTCCGAGCTGGAACAGATCGTGCGCGCCCTGGAGAGCGGCGGGCTTCCTCTGGAGGAGGCGATGGCCCTCTACGAGCGGGGGCGAGCCCTTGCGGATCGCTGCCAGCAATTATTGCAGGAAGCACAGCTGCGGGTTCAGCTGCTCGAGCGCGATGAATCCGGTTCCATCCGCCTGACCCCGTTTGAGGGGTGAGGGAATGACCATCGGCGATATCTTCCAGAACCCGATCCTGATGCCGGCCTTTCTGGCCTGGATGGTGGCTCAGGCCTCCAAGGTTCCGGTGGAGTGGGCCCGACGGCGGCGGCTGGATCTGGGGCTGTGGGTCAGCGCTGGGGGCATGCCCAGCTCCCACGCCGCCCTGGTCTCGGCGATGGCGACCGCGGTGGGATTGCGGGAGGGCCTGACCTCGACGGCTTTCGCCATCAGCGCCATCGTCGCCCTGATCGTGATGTATGACGCCGCGGGAGTCCGTCGCGCGGCCAGCATCCAGGCCCGCCTCCTCAACCAGATCCTGGAGGAAGTGTTCGCAGGCCGCCCCCTCAGCGAACAGCGTCTGAAGGAGCTCATCGGCCACACGCCGATGGAGGTGTTCGTGGGCGCGTTACTGGGGGTTGGGATCGCATGGCTCTGGTGGCAGCTTGCGCCCTAACAGGGGGAGAACGTGAAGATCTACACCCGGACCGGTGATGATGGCACCACGCAGCTGATGGGCCCGACGCGGGTCCCCAAGGATCATCCCCGGGTGGCCGCCTATGGCACGGTGGATGAATTGAACGCCTGGCTGGGCTACCTGAGCGCAATGGGGATGCCGACCCCATGGGCGGAGCGGCTGCGGGAGATCCAGCGGGACCTCTTCGTCATCGGGAGTTATCTGGCGCTGGATCCGGCGGTTGCGGATCGAGCCCCTGCCCTGCCGCCTCCCCCGGAAGGGCGGATCTCCGAGATCGAAGCGTGGATCGATGAGTGCGAGGCCGTGACCGGGCCGACCCGCGTCTTCATCCTCCCCGGGGGGCACCCTTTGAGCGCCGGACTGCACGTCGCTCGCACCGTCTGCCGGCGGGCCGAGCGGGCGGTGGTCACACTTCACCGGCAGGAGCCGGTGCCCCCCTGGATCCTGGCGTATCTCAACCGCCTGTCGGATCTCCTGTTCATGCTGGCCCGATGGGCCAACGCCATCCACGGCGTTGAGGATCTTCCATGGAATCCGTAATGCGGGAAGGGCTCCCTTCCGCGGCCCAAATGTTGTTGGAACAGATCCGCTCCCGACGTTCCGTCCGGCGCTACCGTCGGGATCCCATCCCGCGGGCCTGGGCGATGGTCCTGCTGGAGGCCGCCCGCTGGGCGCCTTCCGCTCATAACCGTCAGCCATGGCGGTTTGTGATGGTGGAAGACGCCCATATGAAAGCCCAGCTGGCCCGGGCGATGGGCGAGCGCCTCACAGCGGATCTGCGTCAGGATGGGGTCCCCGAGGAACGGATCGCGGAGGATGTCGCCCGCTCTTATGAGCGGATCGTCTCCGCCCCGCTGGCGATCGTGGTCTGCCTCTCGATGCAGGAGATGGACCGCTACCCCGATGCGCGGCGCCAAACGGCGGAACGGACCATGGCGGTACAGAGCGTGGCCATGGCCGGGCAGAACATCCTGCTGATGGCCCACGCCCTGGGCCTGGGGGCCTGCTGGATCTGCGCCCCACTGTTCTGCCCGGAGATCGTGCAGGAGACGCTGGGGCTCCCCGCGGATTGGGAGCCCCAGGGGATGATCCTGATCGGCTTCCCGGCGGGGCCGCCACGAGAGAAACCCCGACGGCCGATCGAAGCGTTCACCCGATGGATCGAGGCTCCCGCGTAACACCCCGGAGGTTACGCCGGGGGCTTTTTCATTCGGGTTGCGGGCGGGCGCCGAAGCGCGCCCGCCCGCAACAACATAAGGAGATCGCTGCTTCTTGATCCGCTCCCAGGACCTGCGTGGGGAGCTGCGATTGTAACCTTAATACGACAACCGCAAATCGTTGAGCGGAGCCTCCCCGTTCCCCGTAGGGCAACGGCATGCCGTTGCCCTACGCCTCCAGGTGTGGTTGTGGCCCCACTGGAAGGCCAGGTGCGGCTGTAGGATTAAGCAGGCACCTCCGGCAACCGGTAGTCCTTGAACTGCTCCCGCAGCACCTTCTTATCGAACTTCCCCACGCTGGTCTTGGGGATCGCCTCCACGAACACGATATCATCCGGCAGCCACCACTTAGCGAACCGCGGCCGCAGGAACTCCATGAGCTCCTCTTTGGTGAGGTCCTCCTTGAATTCCGGACGGGGGACCACCACGGCCAGGGGGCGCTCCTGCCATTTCGGGTGGGGCACGGCGATGACGGCCGCCTCCAGGACCTTGGGGTGGGCCATCAGGGCGTTCTCCAGATCCACCGAGGAGATCCACTCCCCGCCGCTCTTGATCAGATCCTTCGTCCGATCCACGATCTGGATGTAGCCCTCGGGGTCGATGGTCACCACATCCCCGGTGCGGAACCATCCATCCTGGAAGGCCTCCGCGGTGCGTGGGTCATTGTAGTAAGCCCGGATCACCCACGGGCCGCGGACCTGGAGCTCGCCCATGGTCCGGCCGTCCCATGGCACCTCCCGGCCCTGCTCATCCACCGCCCGGATCTCCACCCCGACCACCGGCAGTCCCTGCTTGGCGCGGACGGCGAAGCGTTCCTCGTCAGGCCAGCTTTCCATGTAGCTTTTGAGATTGGCCACGGTGCCCAGCGGGGTCATCTCTGTCATGCCCCAGGCGTGGGCGATGCGGATGCCGAAGCGCTTCTCGAAGGCCTCGATCAAAGCCCGTGGCATCGCTGATCCGCCCACCGGCATCACCCGCAGGCTGGAGAGGTCATAGCGCTCCCGCTCCAGCAGCGCGTATAACCCGATCCAGACCGTCGGCACGCCGGCGGTCACCGTCACCCGCTCGTTCTGG
The window above is part of the Thermoflexus sp. genome. Proteins encoded here:
- the xseB gene encoding exodeoxyribonuclease VII small subunit, which codes for MNKPIHELTFEEALSELEQIVRALESGGLPLEEAMALYERGRALADRCQQLLQEAQLRVQLLERDESGSIRLTPFEG
- a CDS encoding divergent PAP2 family protein; this encodes MTIGDIFQNPILMPAFLAWMVAQASKVPVEWARRRRLDLGLWVSAGGMPSSHAALVSAMATAVGLREGLTSTAFAISAIVALIVMYDAAGVRRAASIQARLLNQILEEVFAGRPLSEQRLKELIGHTPMEVFVGALLGVGIAWLWWQLAP
- a CDS encoding cob(I)yrinic acid a,c-diamide adenosyltransferase codes for the protein MKIYTRTGDDGTTQLMGPTRVPKDHPRVAAYGTVDELNAWLGYLSAMGMPTPWAERLREIQRDLFVIGSYLALDPAVADRAPALPPPPEGRISEIEAWIDECEAVTGPTRVFILPGGHPLSAGLHVARTVCRRAERAVVTLHRQEPVPPWILAYLNRLSDLLFMLARWANAIHGVEDLPWNP
- a CDS encoding nitroreductase family protein, with the protein product MESVMREGLPSAAQMLLEQIRSRRSVRRYRRDPIPRAWAMVLLEAARWAPSAHNRQPWRFVMVEDAHMKAQLARAMGERLTADLRQDGVPEERIAEDVARSYERIVSAPLAIVVCLSMQEMDRYPDARRQTAERTMAVQSVAMAGQNILLMAHALGLGACWICAPLFCPEIVQETLGLPADWEPQGMILIGFPAGPPREKPRRPIEAFTRWIEAPA
- a CDS encoding long-chain fatty acid--CoA ligase; translation: MEGLMMDWPLTLHHFLDRAARLFPRKEIATRTAAGMHRYTYADFHQRVHRLAHALNRLGIGRGDRVATFAWNTYRHLEIYFAAPCMGAVLHTLNIRLAPDQLIYIINHAEDRVIFVDASLVPLLERIRDRIPTVKAFVIMSDTGPIQTTLSPALDYEALIAESPEAPYPWPRLDENAAAGMCYTSGTTGNPKGVVYSHRAIFLHSMALCLADTFGICERDVLMPVVPMFHANAWGMPFAGVMVGAKLVFPGPHLQPRDIAELIQNERVTVTAGVPTVWIGLYALLERERYDLSSLRVMPVGGSAMPRALIEAFEKRFGIRIAHAWGMTEMTPLGTVANLKSYMESWPDEERFAVRAKQGLPVVGVEIRAVDEQGREVPWDGRTMGELQVRGPWVIRAYYNDPRTAEAFQDGWFRTGDVVTIDPEGYIQIVDRTKDLIKSGGEWISSVDLENALMAHPKVLEAAVIAVPHPKWQERPLAVVVPRPEFKEDLTKEELMEFLRPRFAKWWLPDDIVFVEAIPKTSVGKFDKKVLREQFKDYRLPEVPA